In Thermotomaculum hydrothermale, a single genomic region encodes these proteins:
- a CDS encoding RHS repeat-associated core domain-containing protein, with product MNSGKKLKSKLNDFGEILHTTDTLAYGEELTAPYENNKDEVLNTITYTGHEKDYETDLTYMLARYYSSQTGRFLSPDPGYDYDQLDPMSWNLYSYVRGNPVMRIDPYGRQAATTLDAEAERKLLEEKAKIKARLQYETNAGKMHPKSWAGIQPNGKPVPELKSAKTVEREKKEQEAWKKAGEEAEKKTKVERLNTVIQTSDNLVKDASVIATASLTTPQTISVTPIALATATYASAVSVIASGWKANITGSKNDWNEFKAKTFSFGISTIATKFIENLSLPKPLELYLQTVVNDASVVVDSNSSNK from the coding sequence TTGAATAGTGGTAAAAAATTAAAATCAAAATTAAACGACTTTGGGGAAATCCTACACACAACAGACACCCTTGCTTATGGCGAAGAACTAACCGCACCTTACGAAAACAACAAAGACGAAGTACTAAACACCATAACCTACACAGGCCACGAAAAAGATTACGAAACAGACCTAACATATATGCTTGCAAGATACTACTCTTCTCAAACCGGCCGCTTCCTCTCCCCCGACCCCGGCTACGACTACGACCAATTAGACCCCATGTCCTGGAACCTGTATTCCTATGTCAGAGGGAATCCGGTAATGAGAATTGACCCTTATGGCAGGCAGGCTGCAACTACGCTTGACGCTGAAGCTGAAAGGAAACTATTAGAAGAAAAAGCAAAGATAAAAGCACGGCTTCAATATGAAACAAATGCAGGTAAAATGCACCCTAAAAGCTGGGCTGGAATTCAACCTAACGGTAAGCCTGTCCCTGAATTGAAAAGCGCAAAAACTGTTGAAAGAGAAAAAAAAGAACAGGAAGCCTGGAAAAAAGCAGGAGAGGAGGCAGAGAAAAAAACCAAAGTAGAACGATTGAATACAGTAATCCAAACATCTGACAATCTTGTAAAAGACGCATCAGTAATAGCAACAGCCTCTTTAACTACTCCTCAGACAATCTCTGTTACGCCTATTGCTTTAGCAACTGCCACTTATGCATCAGCAGTGTCAGTAATTGCAAGTGGATGGAAAGCTAATATAACAGGTTCTAAAAATGATTGGAATGAATTTAAAGCAAAAACATTTTCCTTTGGAATATCAACAATTGCTACAAAATTTATAGAAAATTTATCATTACCTAAACCTTTAGAATTATATTTACAAACTGTCGTAAATGACGCATCAGTTGTTGTTGATTCAAATAGTTCGAATAAATAA